The nucleotide window TACGAGAAGACGCACGACCTCGACCCGGCGTCGACGCTGTTCGTGGTCGTCTCGAAGACGTTCGGCACCCAGGAGACGCTGACCAACGCCACCGAGGCGCGCAACTGGCTGCTGGCCGGCCTGGGCGGCGACGCCTCCGCGGTGGCCCGGCACTTCGTCGCGGTCAGCACGAACGCGCAGCGGGTGGCCGACTTCGGCATCGACACCGAGAACATGTTCGGCTTCTGGGACTGGGTCGGCGGCCGCTACTCGCTGCCGTCCGCGGTCGGCCTCTCGGTGATGCTCGCGATCGGCCGGCAGCGGTTCGGCGAGCTGCTGGCGGGCTACCACGCCGTCGACGAGCACTACCGCACCGCGCCGCTGGAGCAGAACGTGCCGGTGCTGATGGGCCTGCTGAACGTCTGGTACGACACGTTCCTCGGCGCGCAGTCGCACGCGGTGCTGCCGTACTCGCAGTACCTGCACCGCTTCGCCGCCTACCTCCAGCAGCTCACCATGGAGAGCAACGGCAAGCGGGTGCGCCTGGACGGCGCGGCCGTGGACTACCAGACCGGCGAGGTCTTCTGGGGCGAGCCGGGCACCAACGGCCAGCACGCCTTCTACCAGCTGATCCACCAGGGCACGAAGCTGATCCCGGCGGACTTCATCGGCTTCAGCGTGCCCAACCACGACACCGGCGAGATGCACGACCTGTTCATGTCGAACTTCTTCGCCCAGACCGGCGCGCTGGCCTTCGGCCGCACCGCCGAGCAGATCGAGGCCGAGGGCGTCGCGGCGGCGATCGTGGCGCACAAGGTGATGCCGGGCAACCACCCGACCACCACGATCCTGGCCGAGAAGCTCACCCCGGGCGTGCTGGGCCAGCTCATCGCCCTGTACGAGCACATCACGTTCACCCAGGGCGTGATCTGGGAGATCAACCCGTTCGACCAGTGGGGCGTCGAGCTGGGCAAGGTCATGGCCAACCAGCTCGCGCCGCTGCTCACCGCCGCCGAGGCTCCGGCGGCGTCGGGCGACTCGTCGACGGACGCCCTGATCGCCCGGTACCGCGCGCAGCGGGGCCGCTGATCCTCGGATCCGATGGGGTGGCCCACCCGGGCCACCCCAAACTTGTCGGTGCCCCGGCATAGGCTGCCGAGGTGGAACTGACCGACGCGCAGGCGCTGGCCCTGCGGATGCGCAGCCTGCTGCTGGGGCCCGGCGCCGGCCCGGACTCCGTGGCCGGCGTCGTGGAGTGGTTCGGCGCGATGCAGGCGCAGGACATGGCGAGCGGCCTGTGGTCGCTGGGCGTGCGGCTGCCCGCGTTCACCCTCGACGACGTGAACGCGGCGCTGGAGCGCCGCGAGGCGATCCGCACCTGGCCGATGCGCGGCACCGTCCACCTGGTCCCGCCGGCCGACGCGCACTGGATGCTCGAGCTGACCGGCGTGCGCATGCTGGCCGGCGCGGCGAAACGCCGCGCGGTCATCGGCCTGGAGGAGCGGGACGCCGACCGCGGCGTCGAGGTCCTCGCGACCGTCCTCAAGGGCCGCCGGCTCACCCGCGCCGAGTGCCTTACCGCCCTGGCCGACGCGGGCATCGAGCTCGCCGGCCAGAA belongs to Amorphoplanes digitatis and includes:
- the pgi gene encoding glucose-6-phosphate isomerase; this translates as MSEHVSDSAEWQAVQGHAEKFSGVHLRELFDSDPRRGERLTASVADLHVDYSKNLVTDEVLAALFALAERARLRERIEAMFSGEHINVTEDRAVLHTALRLPRDAALVVDGQDIVHDVHEVLDRMGEFTDRVRSGEWRGATGERIRTIVNIGIGGSDLGPVMAYEALKAYADPGLTCRFISNIDPTDLYEKTHDLDPASTLFVVVSKTFGTQETLTNATEARNWLLAGLGGDASAVARHFVAVSTNAQRVADFGIDTENMFGFWDWVGGRYSLPSAVGLSVMLAIGRQRFGELLAGYHAVDEHYRTAPLEQNVPVLMGLLNVWYDTFLGAQSHAVLPYSQYLHRFAAYLQQLTMESNGKRVRLDGAAVDYQTGEVFWGEPGTNGQHAFYQLIHQGTKLIPADFIGFSVPNHDTGEMHDLFMSNFFAQTGALAFGRTAEQIEAEGVAAAIVAHKVMPGNHPTTTILAEKLTPGVLGQLIALYEHITFTQGVIWEINPFDQWGVELGKVMANQLAPLLTAAEAPAASGDSSTDALIARYRAQRGR